The following are encoded together in the Myxocyprinus asiaticus isolate MX2 ecotype Aquarium Trade chromosome 7, UBuf_Myxa_2, whole genome shotgun sequence genome:
- the LOC127443650 gene encoding fibroblast growth factor-binding protein 2-like, translated as MRVGCNAALLLGYLIWAIDAQAQSSQSNSNQGNTNQGNSANHNDSIHNSRQQNQPQPKGSTWDEPIRFNTKAKDACSMVISGPSNFTKLRVSCKSKGKSYWCDFLGKPNLCRAYNNNPRHYFTQIMWDMRKLHNACQGSRVYKPQMCRSASDEVQMAFHTSWPKISIPKPTQATQDHNQSQQKQQQQQQQTTKSITTPKPPTQKQQPKPQQPAKPVKPAVSKPVHPRKPAKTITARPTVAEESHATKLAQEYCWKSLQDICSYFIGWINN; from the coding sequence ATGAGAGTCGGATGCAATGCTGCTCTCCTTCTGGGCTACTTAATTTGGGCCATCGATGCTCAGGCTCAGAGCAGCCAAAGCAACAGTAACCAAGGCAACACTAACCAGGGGAACAGCGCCAACCACAACGATAGCATCCACAACAGCCGACAGCAGAACCAACCTCAGCCAAAAGGAAGCACCTGGGATGAGCCCATTCGTTTCAACACCAAAGCAAAGGATGCTTGCAGCATGGTAATCTCTGGCCCAAGCAACTTCACCAAGCTGCGTGTCTCCTGCAAGAGCAAGGGCAAATCTTACTGGTGCGATTTCCTGGGCAAACCAAACTTGTGTAGAGCGTACAATAACAACCCACGCCACTACTTCACTCAGATAATGTGGGACATGAGAAAGCTCCACAATGCCTGCCAGGGATCACGGGTTTATAAGCCACAGATGTGCCGCTCTGCATCAGATGAGGTACAAATGGCTTTCCACACCTCTTGGCCCAAAATCTCCATCCCAAAACCTACCCAGGCTACTCAAGACCACAACCAGAGCCAGCAgaagcaacagcagcagcagcagcagacaaCCAAGTCCATTACCACCCCCAAACCTCCCACCCAAAAGCAGCAGCCTAAACCCCAACAACCAGCCAAACCAGTCAAGCCCGCAGTTTCCAAGCCTGTGCATCCACGTAAGCCCGCCAAGACCATCACAGCAAGACCTACAGTCGCAGAGGAGAGCCATGCCACCAAGCTGGCACAGGAATACTGCTGGAAGAGTCTCCAGGACATCTGCTCCTACTTCATTGGCTGGATCAACAATTAA
- the fgfbp1b gene encoding fibroblast growth factor-binding protein 1, whose protein sequence is MEMSLRRTLALLLFLACLSQLIFTAETESIKERRKGKRQESRGDNTIAVLKGKFTTRDKAQCSWVARGEDMYTLTVTCKPGKGDGLTCRYTAKPATCPEYASNRKSYWKQIARSLKKQKKLCVDPRALLRAGMCKRAPQDAHFKLTEMTHAKPTKAEKTPTTTNATLPDTKRKCTERADHSKLAREKCGDSWASFCTFLFTIVQSGDC, encoded by the coding sequence ATGGAAATGTCGCTCCGTAGAACTCTCGCGCTCTTGCTATTCCTCGCGTGTCTCTCACAACTCATCTTCACTGCTGAGACTGAGAGCATTAAGGAAAGGAGGAAAGGAAAGAGGCAGGAGAGCAGAGGTGATAATACCATTGCTGTACTCAAAGGAAAGTTCACAACAAGGGACAAGGCGCAGTGCTCGTGGGTGGCGCGCGGAGAGGACATGTACACCCTGACAGTTACATGCAAGCCTGGTAAAGGGGATGGATTAACCTGCAGATACACTGCAAAGCCCGCGACATGCCCTGAATATGCGTCTAACCGTAAGAGCTACTGGAAACAGATCGCCAGATCactcaaaaaacagaagaaacttTGCGTGGATCCGCGCGCGCTCCTCCGAGCAGGTATGTGTAAGCGCGCGCCACAAGATGCGCATTTTAAACTAACCGAAATGACACACGCGAAACCCACCAAGGCAGAGAAGACACCGACAACCACGAATGCAACTTTGCCAGATACTAAGCGCAAGTGCACGGAGCGCGCTGATCACAGCAAGCTCGCCAGAGAGAAGTGTGGAGATTCCTGGGCGAGTTTCTGCACGTTTCTCTTTACCATAGTACAGAGCGGAGACTGTTGA